ataacttttataagtCCTTCTTTTTGAAACTCTCTTCTCCCTTGATGCAATGCCAACATTTCAATCTGTTTCCTCCCAGTTCATCGCTACGGTCATCTCTCACTGATCAGTTTTCAGCCTCCTGCTTCTCACATTCATGGGTTCAGTCTTTGTCATGATCTTAACTATCACTTCTAAGCAGCTCCAAATCCATATTTAGAAGTTTGGCTCCTCATCCAGCCACACTAAAGTTGCGAACTGTTGAAAAGGAATTCCTACCCACAGGAACTGTAAATGATGTTTTTTCATCCATTACTCCATTGACACTTCACAACAGCCCTACTAAATGAGTAATTCCTATCCCCAATTTACCAATGACGAAACagaagttcagagagattaagcaacttgtcTGACATCATGCAACTAGTGAGTAGCATATTGAAGATTTAAAGCCACCTCTGGTTGAGTACATTGCTTGTTCTCTCTACTACTTCTCATTACCTTCTTCACCAAAATGTTGGCTTTCATCACATCAGTGAAGGAGAAAAGAGTCCTAGGTGCATCCTAGGAAAAACATTAGGCTAACTGGTTGGGCATTATGGGATGTAGTAGAAAATGTGAGGAAAGTGAAAGCTCTGATGTGTCATCTTCTCCCCATCTCCACATTCAGATCCGCCTTACAGGCAGTCCAAATAATGAGTAGCCAGTTTAGTAGAATGTGGAAGATGCTGGACAGACCCACTTTCCTTTATAATATCTTTCCAATGCCCTCCCTGTCTTCACTGTTCTTAAAAAGTGCCCTCGGGTCTTTAGGTTTCTTGGGTTTCCTGTGGCCTCTTAACACAGAAATATGCCCAGGAACAGAAACATTAAACTGAATTACTTACATGtaattattcagcaaatatttatgaagcaccatttattaaacaaatgagATGATATAATAAAAACCATTCATATTTGTTTAGCTGTCTAGATTTGCAGAGACTTACCACAATCTGAAGTACTTAAAGCTGAGATTATgatcctcattttacaagtgaTGAAATTATGGCTCAAAGAGTCTGAATGACTCACCCAACTGACACACCTAAGCCCTACGTTCATAACTAGGGCTCAGACTTGGCTCTTCTGATTTTCGGTCCTATGCTCTTTCCTTTCTATCACAGCAACTCAAGGAATTTATAGGAGGGAAtgcaaaacaaacataaagagtCAAGTAGCAATAATagtataatttcaaaagaaaataaaagtgccaAGTGACTGATATAAACAGTAATTATTGCAGGAGTGACCAGGAAAGTCACTATGGGCAAGAGTCACCAGAGAAAGCCTAAAAGAGGAAGTGGAGCTTGATCCTGGCTTTGGAAACTAGGTAAGAAAAGGAcagtgagagaagaaagggagggcaTTCTGGGGCAGGGGAAAGGAAGACTAAAGGTGCAGAGCTGAGAAAGTGCAAGTCTCATTTGGAGAAAGCATAGGGAGCTCAAATTAGCTGGAGAAGAAAGATTTGTATTGGGGAGGAATGGAAAATAAGACTGAAAAagctctctttcatttctgactaaAGGATTTAAATTTGTCTTGTAGACAATAGGGAACAATGAGAGAGTTTTATGTAAGAGAGTGAAACTGTGAAAGCAGTGTTAGAGCTGATTAATCTGGCAGTATGCATTATATAGGATGCATTTGTGTGAGAAGACACTGGAGGTAAGAAAGACCAGTTTGGAGGCTGTATCAGTCAGTTAGGGATAAGGTGACAAGAGTCAGTATTCGAATGGTAGTATGGGATCATAAAGGAAGGCCAATTGACATGATAACTAAAGAAATGCCAGAATctcatgaaataaaaagagaagaattgaAGTTACCTGAGCATTTTTGAGCCTAGGTGACTTGAGGAAAAATGCCATGAAAAGAAGTGaagacagataaggaaactggttTAGAGagcttagtttttgtttgttttttaatgtttatttttgagagagacaaagacagaatgagagtgggttaggggcagaggagagagggagacatagaatctgaagcaggctccaggctcctagctgtcagcacagagcccaacgtgggtctcgaactcacaaactgagattatgacctgagccgaagtcagacactcaaccgactgagccacccaggcacccaagagaGTTTAGTTTTTGACATCTTGGGTTGGAAGTAACAATGGAAGATCCGAGTGAAACTGTCCAGGAGGCAATTAAATATATAGAGGTGAAACTTGGGAGGAAGGACAGTTTAGACCTGAGTTGGCATGGTGTAATGGAAGGAGATCTGGGAGTCATGGGTCTTGGGGGCTAGGCCTAGTTCCTGCTCTGCCACTAATTTACTAAGTAATAGGCAAGTCATATCTTTGGGTCTGTTCCCTGCTTTGTAAGGTGACAGGTTACCTAGGCCCTAGAATATTTCCAAAGTATTCTCAAGGACTCTAAGTCAACTGACTTGTATTCGTGTGTGCATATATTCTCTCCAACAGAAAATCAAGGGTCAAGATGGTAGGAGGGGGAATGGATTAAATAGTCCCCAAATGCTATGACTATGACAGATCTTGAAACTCTGTTTACTTAGGGAGTAAAAGAGGAGAAGCCAGCAAAGGGAGAGGAAGTAGTAAGATGAGTAAAAGTGGGAGGAGAGAAATTTAAGGCAACATGATAAAATAAGgaaccaaaattaaaagtaaaaattataataaatggaagaaatgttTATATCAAATGTGACAAAAGGTTAACATgtatgtttttttcaagtttttttaatgtttatttttgagagagagagagagagagagagagcatgagtgggagaaggggagagagagagagaatgagaatctgaaacaggctccaagctctgagctgtcagcagagagcctgaatgggggctcgaactcggaacagcaagatcatgacctgaaccgaagtctgaaacttaactgactgagccacccaggcacccctaacatgtATGTTAAAGAATGCATTTAGATATAAGATCATCAGTGTGTATAAGACCATTAATGCCAATTGGTGAAGGATATGAACAGAGAGTTCACACAAGAGGAAATGCAAATAGTAAACATATGTAAAGTGTTCTATCCCATGAGTAATAAAAAAAAGGTGAAGTTAACAATTTAATGTTTAAGCCATCCAAAAAGATTTCTTATAAAGTCCAATGCTACAGCTGCAAGGGAGACGGAACACTCACATGCCATTGTGACATTGAAAATTTGTGCAGTCTTTTTGAAAATCAAGATCCAATGCTCAccttggcagcacatatactaaaattggaatgaaaaTCAAGATCCATAAAAATATTCATGCTCTTTGATCTGGTAATCCCACTCCTGAGAACTTGTCCTAGAAACACTACAAGTTTTCTtcttgcaaagaagaaaaaagctatATCCATTAAGATGTTCAAAGCACAGAAAAATCAGTCGCCTAAATGTCTGATAATAGGGGAATAgtcaaataaaatacaatctaCTAATGGATGTAATTTTATGTGGCTATTGAAATGATAAACATGAAAGACTGTAGTACAAGgacagtatttaaaataaaaaattttaaagcaaaattttaaaatatatgcacactatgcttacatttatataaaatataagtatatattatgcCAACTGAAAAAGCATGGAAcatagataaatgaaaataattgtctAGGGTTTGGAAGTAtagatgaatattttctttcaaaattttctttaatgttgtcAGAGtggaattttttaattgttttcattaaGCTTTTAAACAGGATATGCAAGAGGATAAAGTGAAGTAGAGATAGTCAAAGAGGAATATAGAGGAGAGATCATTAAAGATCTTGCTTATGAAGTAATTTGTGTTCTTCCAGGTACAGAAGGAAACCAGGTTCAGAGAGTTAAGGGGTGACTTTATAATGATATGTATGGTACTCTTTCTAGAAATCTGACAGTGAAATGAATAAGGTGAGTAGAATGTTAGTTACAAGAAACAGCATGGTCAGGGTATGGGTGATAATGCTTTATTGTTGTTTGGTTGGGTTTTGTCATGTgtggtctttaaaaaatgtgtatttaattagagagagagagagagagagagagagagaatcccaagcaggctccacactgtcagcacaaagcctgatgtgggccttgatctcatgaattgcaagatcatgacttgagctgaaaccaagagttggacgctcaaccgactgagctacacaggtgcccctgttgtgtgtgtgtgttttaaaatatgggatgatggggcgcctgggtgacgcagtcggttaagcgtccgacttcagccaggtcacgatctcgcggtccgtgagttcgagccccacgtcgggctctgggctgatggctcagagcctggagcctgtttcagattctgtgtctccctctctctctgcccctcccccgttcatgctctgtctctctctgtcccaaaaataaaataaacgttgaaaaaaaatttttttaatatgggatGAAATCAGTTATGGAAAGACTAAAAGTGAtgaaaagagataaacaaaagaaaaagtaagagagCCACCTCTTATGTGGGGTCtacagggaagaaaggaagaaaggcaagatGGATATAAAAGTAGAGTTATCATGAATGAAGCAGAAAGAAGTTAAGGTATTAGATCTTCTCAGTTTCATTAGAAGCAAGGTAACTCTTAGAAGGTCATAGGGTAGGACGAAATTGGAGCCTTGAGAAGGTGGAAAATACAAGAAACACTTGCTCTGGGATTTTCACTAGGAATTCAGCAGGCTAACAAAAATGGGGGTTTAGATGAAGTTCCAAGACATAAAGTTTCAGTGGGTCAAAACAGCCACTGGCTTCATCTGCAATCTACTCCAGTataggagagaggagaaaagtgaCCCAAGGTGAAAATGTGTTTAACTAGAGTATAAGGGAAGACAGCCTGAAAGTAGCAGACCACAAAGTCTGGGCAGTTAGTCTTGATAAAACATATGGGAATTAAATGTACTGGAGAAATGGAGGAGACTGGGTAGTTGTGATAGAGAAAGCAGCTTTACTTGGTGGAGTCAGTGGATAGGAGAGGTGATGGGCAAGGAGGGTATGGtcataggaataaaagaaagagtaCAGATGAAAAACGAGATATGTAACAGTCTAGGAAGCGGCCATGAGACAGCAAAACTAGTAAAGAAAAGGCCAGTCCATTTACTCCTAATGGAAAGAGTCATGGGTagcaggcagaaagagggagcacGTGGAAGGATGCAAAGGGAGACTCAGGGGcattgaagtcatttttttttctgaagactaGCCTCAGCCTTACTCTCCATAGAGACCCCTTAGACAAGTAAGAGATCCGATACAGGTCAGCAATAGTGGGGCAAAAGAAAAGTCAGGCTGGAGACTCAGAGGACCAGTGGGCTAGAAGGCAATTTCAGAGTGGGGGTGCCTAGAAGTGTGAGCCCTCCTTTCTTATGAATGGCTGCCTAGACACTCTTACTTCCTGAGGTTTGGGGGTTAGCTGCCCAAGTTCTGTACCCACCCCCCGACTCCTGTAAGCCCATAAGCACCAAGATGGTGCTAGGGGGGAATAACTGGATGGGAGGCTCTGAAGGGAGCTGTCCTAGTCCCCatgctctgccctggcagtgaaGCCTTAAAGCCTGATATGAAAGAGTTGGTGACAGATTTATTATTCACCTAGGGCAGGAGCTAGAGAAAGGGGAGAAACCAGTGAAGAGCCAGCTCTGGGCGTCAATCCTGCCACCACCCCAAACTCTGCACAAACCTGCTCTACCTCTTCATGCTGGAAGTTACAGTCACAAATATGAGAGCTTCCCCATCTCTTTCTAAGCCATCCTCTGTACTTTTCATTAAGTACAGGATAACAGTCAAATATGCTCTCAGCAAACATCATAAAGGAGGTCCTGTTCCAAAGGCTGTCATCGACTTGGGCCCTGCCCCTTGAGGCAAGATACCCACCCCATGGTAAAACTCAGGGCTCCCTCTCTGCCTCGTGGCTATATACCAGTTCAACAGTGCCATGCCTCCAGCTGCATGTGGGGACCCCGACATGCAGGTtacctgagattgagccctatctCAGCACTTCAGTAGGCAAGACTATGCTGTCTTTCAGAGGAAACCAGGAAGTGGGTGTGGGCACTACATATGCCACATCCTTGGCATCTGTGATATGCTGGCGCCCCCACCTCCTGATTCTGGCTATCACCATCAGATAAATCAGACCAATCCTGAGGTTATCCCACTTCTCCACCTCTTCAGTCTAATGCTCTGGTCTGGTTGAAGGAACACATGCTATACAAATATATGTGGGAAAAGGGAGGAGGCAAGAGGACTGGGTGAGATTTTTAGGAAGCCTTGTATGATCAAGAGACAGGACCAATGGAtacaggaaggagacagaaacaaagagaaagaagagtggcTGTTATTGTCTTTGGCTAAAAAGGAGAGAGCGGCTAAAGGGTTTATGAGAGATGGAGTCACACATGATTTCCCCGGTTCCTCTCAATCCTCAGGGTGTTGGCCTCTCCAGAAcctggaaaagaggaagaagcagcCATATTGGGTGTAACTATTGAGTTCCCTCACCTCTGCCCTGCACTCATCCTTTTTCCTCCTACTTTCTGGCTCCCAGTGTTACAGTCTATTTGCCCCAGAGGTAGGGAAGCCACTGTCCCAGTGGGTGGATGTCCACCTGCAGCTGTTATCCTCAGGCAGGGACACCAGCgccagggaggaggcaggcatGCGGGGCTGGGGCCCACCACTACTGCAGAGGTGCTGGAGTTGACGGCGATACTTGTCCCCAGTGAGCAGGTAGAGCACAGGATCCAGGCAGCTGTTGGCACTGGCCAGAGGCCGAGTCACTTTGTAGACCACATTGACAATGTTCAGCACGCGGCAGTCAGCTTCCAGCAGCCTTGACATGTAATAAATAGTGCGGGTGATGTGGAAAGGTACAAAGCAGACAGCAAAGACGGTCAGCACCAAAGTGATGGTGCGGAGAGAGCACAGATGAGAAGATGACTGGGCAGTCCTTGGCAAGGGCCGGTACAGGCGCCTGGCCATGAGCCCATAGCAGACAAGAGTGACCAGGCAGGGCACACCAAAGAGAAGCCCCATGATTGCTGAACTGAAGTGCACATAGTGGTCAAACTCCTCAGGCCAAGTGGTGTCATGACACAGGATGGTGTCCCCCTTGGGGCTGGTTGTGACAAACAACAGGTTGGGCACAAGGCAGCCGGCTACAACCAACCAAACTGCCAGGCAGAGAAAGCCTGCGAAGCGAGGCTGGCCCCAGCGGAGTGCCCTCAGTGGGTGGCAGATGCCCAGGTAGCGGTGCACACTGATGCAGGTGAGGAAAAGGACACTGCAGTAGAGATTCCAATAGAAGAGAAAGCGGATGAACTTGCAGAGCCCAGTACCAAAGGGCCAGTGGTTGTGGGCTGCATAATAGTAGACGAGGGTGGGTAGTGACAGCACATACAAAGTGTCTGATAAGGCCAAGTGGAACATGTAGGTGACCGTTGCATCCCATGGTCGAAGGTGAAAGAGGAAGAGCCAGAGGGCCGGAGCATTGAGACCTAGGCCCAACACAAAGACAACTGTGTAGCTCACAGGCAGCAGGACGAACTTGAACTCCTCATCAAACCAGCAGTTCAGCTCTACCTCACTGTCACCAGGATCCGGGCTGGGGACTAGGGTTGTGAGCAGAGGGGACTCTGCACTGGCCATGGTCCCCCTAGAGGTAGAAAGGGAAGAAGTGAGGGTGGCTGGATTTCCTggcctcccagctctgccctgaggCCGGAAAGCAGAGAATGAGAAGGGCCATGATTGAAGCATTAGGGGTAGCAAAAGGAGTACATCTGGGTGCACCCAGGCTAGCCTGGCCTCTGCCCAAGCCCCCTTGGTCTAGCCTGGAGTGGTGGGCAGCAGGCAGTGCTGGGCCTCGTAGGGCAGGCAGTGAGCTTGGGTTGTTCTCATTCTGCAGCTGACTCTGTCCTCCAGATCTTGGCTAGCTGAAGGGGTGGAGGGCTAGCAGGACTGTCCAATGTGGGAAGATGCCCAGACCCAAGTTGTGTCCTAGCCCATTACAACATTTCTCCCCATGGTGCCATGACCTTTCCCCTCACCCTGCTCCCAGTGTCTCCACACAACAGTTACTTCTGACACCTTCCCCCAGCCTGGTCCAGCCCAGGTACCCCATCGCCACCCTCACCCAAGAAACTTGGCATGTCTCCTACCTGGTCCCCTTGAAGCTGAGCCCAGCTGATTCTGTCACCTTTCCCCTTGGCAGCCAGAGGGCATATCCAAGAGGGCGGGTTTGGGGGTGGAGCCTGTCCTTCGTCCTGTCCCGGGAGATTGTCAGAGCTAGAAAGGCCCATCGAGATTATCTAGTCCAACCCACTCACTGTACAGATTGGGAAACTGGGGCCCAGCAAGATTACTATTTAACAGTTTCTAAATGACTATAAGAGGGAGTACACAAGGAAACATCCAAGTTTATAGATGAAGAGCCAGGCCACAGGAGATGACTACAACTACAGGTAAATCATATCAATCTGTGTTAAGTGAGGAGAAACAtgggaaatgaatgaatgttaacgTGGGCAAATGCAAGATAACACACGAAAAGATTTGGGAAAATCTATACTACTGATATAAATCTTAACTCCAGGTGCATACAATTATAAACACTGCTTCTATAGCACTTACCATGTGCAagacactattctaagtgctttacacttATTGATGGCCCAACAACTTCTCTATAAAAGAGGTACTATTATTGTGCTGATGAGGAGACTAAGGCAAGGAGAATGTATTCTGCTACTTAGGGGGAGAGTCATGATTTGAACCAGGCTCTAGCATCCTGGTACTTAATTGCTATGCTTAGTTGCCTCTCTAAAGCCAGTGCCCATAATCCAGCAAAGCGATAAACAAATGTTTACCGAGACCCTACTGTGTGCTTGGTCCAGATCTAGGTACTGGCAGTTCACTAGTagtgaataaaacagagaaagactcTGACTGTAATGGAACTCCCATACTagtgggagggaaaagaaaataaaattaacaagtaaaatatatagaTTGTAATCATtgctatagagaaaaataaaggcaggaaggggaatagagaagaaaagacatgGGGAATAGAGAAGGTTGCTGCTTTAAATATTAGGGCTACTTTGGATAAAGACCAGGTGGTTGTGAGGAAGGGGACATGTAGAGATGAGGTCGGAGAGTGTGGCAGGGACCAGATCATGAAGGTTCTTGCAAACCATTGTGAAGGCTACTGGGCTTTTACTTTCAGTGAATGGGAAGCCATTTGAAGGTTTAGAAGAGATAAGTGTTGGGGTCTGatttatatagaatttttttaagtttatttatttattttgagagacagagagcatgtgtgcacatgcaagcaggagaggggcagagagagaaggagagaaagaatcccaaacaggctcctctgtaagcacagagccctatgcggggctcaaactcacaaaccgcgagaccatgacttgaaccaaaatcaggtgaactgactgagacacccaggcaccctctgacTAGATTTTGAAAGTAGAGACAAGATTTACTGATGtggggtgtgagagaaagagaggagtcaagaatGACTCCAAGATTTCTGACCTGAGCAACTGGAGGAATGGAGTTACTGTAGACAGAGATGGGAAAAGCTATGAGAGAAGCAGGTTTGGGGAAAGACTGGGGGTTCATTTTTCAGCCTGTCAATTTCAAGACACCTATTGCACACATAagaggaggtggagaggaggCAGTTCACTTCTCTCCAAGGATGCTAGCCGACAGGCCTCCCTCACAGGCTCTACCCCTTCCTACACATCACCTCTCATCTCTATCACTCCAGGAGACCCTGGTCTGAATACAACAGAGAAAGTATAGAAACCAAGCCTAGTTGTCTGAAGGTTAAGTGCCTGAGAATGCCAACTTGTCAGGAGCTCTGGATCTGGGACCCCTGGGGCTAAGGTTCCAGGATTATGGGGTTCTTAGGCACAGGGGCAAGCTTCGGGGCTGGTGGACTCAGAAGATGAGGTGAGTAGTGAGTGCtcttggggagggggtgcagtCTGGAGCAGAATCCACTCTGAAGGGAACTGGAAGCAATGTGGACTTTGAACCTGATCTTCAGGTCCTGAGAATGTTGCCGAGATGGATTCTGGGAgtgagaggaggaggcaggcctGCAAGGGAGGCTCTAGAATCTAGGATCTAGATCTCCTGGAGGCCCAGAAATCTGGATAGGGGAAACTTGGAGATCTTTGCCCTGTGGCAGGGTGGGGGTAGATAAAAGGGAGGCATGGAGGAACAAGCAGTCATAGCTTGAGTCCTGGACAGCTGACTGCTGTGATATTGTGGAAAAGGCCCAGGTGTTTGGAGCCAGACTGACATGAATTCAAATCCTTGTTTCTCCACGTAGTAGTTGTGTGATGCTGGACACCTCTTTGTAACTTAGTTTTCTCACCAGTTAAATAGGGATAATGCCACCAACTTATTACGGTTTCCTGAATATCGAATGGGTCAATAGGTGTGAAAACACTTCATAAAGCATGAAATGTTTCTCATCATACAGTATTTTGTATTATTACTTTGCTCCTAGGAATGAAGCTGATCTCTTCAGAGGAGAATAAGTGTGATTTGAGGCTTGGCATACACCCAGGGGGTCACTCCAGCGTCCTCTACACTAGAGAAGCCCCAACCTGAGCCAGCTTGCTGCTTTTCCTGCTTCAAGCTGGTTTAGCTCAGCTAGGTTTCTGCTAGTCCCTAGACACAGCTGCCGCCCAGTGGCTACTTCAGGAAAAGACCTCCCCCAACATCACCTGGGCCAAAAGGAATGATTTGTGCCTTATGAAATGCTGCAGGCTACACCTGCAGTCTTCTGACACTCCCTCTCACTTTTGTTTCTGTGACTTTGCATTACTCTGATTCTCCTAAGTCCTCTGGATGTCCCTTCTGACTTCTTCCCtggctctttttttcctccttcctccataTGTGACCCTTCCCCTAcagctttttctctcttctcctctccctctttctcttctcctttctctcctcactctaccatttctctctccctctctccctctttctctcaacatcCACTCTCATGATTTAACTTAGAACTTATGAataattggggcacttgggtggctcagtcggttaagcatatgacttccgctcaggtcatgatctcacagttcatgagctcgagtccCATATCGGGTGAGATGAAGCCCCGTTTTAGAtgagccccatttctctctctctctctctctctctctctctctctctctctctcactctctctgcccttcacttacttgtgccctccctctctcaaaaaaagcatAATGATTAATAATGACCAATAAGACTACAGCATGCAGATCTCTAATCAAAATTTATGTCTCTCTCACACTCATACCACATTTGATTTCTACTGAGATTATGGCACATACCACAAACTGCATAGAAttatattcatttgtatttttgtccATCTCCTCATTCTCCCACCCTCACATCAGACCCAGAGCTCCTTGAGGAAAAGCTCCTGGTTTTACCTCTGTCTTTCCTGCAGCCTCCCCAGTAAAGTTATAATAACGTatgttccaggggtgcctgggtggctcagtcggttaagcatccaactcttgatctcacggttcatgggcttgagccccaagttgtactccacgctgacagcgcagagcctgcttgggattctctctctgcctctcccgacttctcaaaatctcaaaataaataaataaacttaaaaaaacccatatgttccaggcatttttttttcccaaattataCATCTTGTCTATAAAACTGCGTTCCAATTCAGAGTTAAGGAAACAGATACCTTCCACACAGTAGGTgtgtaataaatgtttattgaatgaatgattcaGTTATACTTTGTTGAACTGAATGGTTCCCACAGCTACAATCTAAGCCCTGTATATATTGTTTGCTCTAGGACATACCCACTTGGGTACCTAATTGATAATCTAGAATTTAGTATGCCAGGCaaagttttttctttcctactgatATCCTTCTGTTCCCCTATTCCTCCAGTCTTTTCCAGTCCTCCTCCTCTTGGCCCCTCACATCTAATATTCAGGCCTTGATGACAGTTTCTCTGCAATGCTTCCTGTTGCCTTAGGGCCTAAAGAGGGAAAAGTACGGTTTCTAATCTTTTCATCTGAGTAGGGgtagggtgggggaggaagaag
This region of Felis catus isolate Fca126 chromosome X, F.catus_Fca126_mat1.0, whole genome shotgun sequence genomic DNA includes:
- the P2RY4 gene encoding P2Y purinoceptor 4 encodes the protein MLQSWPFSFSAFRPQGRAGRPGNPATLTSSLSTSRGTMASAESPLLTTLVPSPDPGDSEVELNCWFDEEFKFVLLPVSYTVVFVLGLGLNAPALWLFLFHLRPWDATVTYMFHLALSDTLYVLSLPTLVYYYAAHNHWPFGTGLCKFIRFLFYWNLYCSVLFLTCISVHRYLGICHPLRALRWGQPRFAGFLCLAVWLVVAGCLVPNLLFVTTSPKGDTILCHDTTWPEEFDHYVHFSSAIMGLLFGVPCLVTLVCYGLMARRLYRPLPRTAQSSSHLCSLRTITLVLTVFAVCFVPFHITRTIYYMSRLLEADCRVLNIVNVVYKVTRPLASANSCLDPVLYLLTGDKYRRQLQHLCSSGGPQPRMPASSLALVSLPEDNSCRWTSTHWDSGFPTSGANRL